In the genome of Taurinivorans muris, one region contains:
- a CDS encoding YkgJ family cysteine cluster protein has product MSEKSFSCRRCGHCCHGRGGIVVGQRDLPRLLVYFNMEKADFLARYTEIFDGKPVLITGEDDFCYFFEEGRGCTIHEARPDVCRAWPYFRGNLIDEFSFAMAKEDCPGIVKTVSHAFFAHDGYAYLKNNGLLCKDKSVDGRALIVDENELPELK; this is encoded by the coding sequence ATGTCGGAAAAAAGTTTTTCTTGCCGGCGCTGCGGGCATTGTTGCCATGGACGGGGCGGTATTGTTGTGGGGCAAAGGGATTTGCCGCGTTTGCTTGTTTATTTTAATATGGAAAAAGCAGATTTTTTGGCGCGGTATACGGAAATTTTTGACGGCAAGCCTGTTCTGATCACAGGTGAAGACGATTTTTGCTATTTTTTTGAAGAGGGGCGGGGCTGCACAATTCATGAGGCACGTCCCGATGTTTGCAGGGCTTGGCCGTATTTTCGCGGAAATTTGATTGATGAATTCAGTTTCGCCATGGCGAAAGAGGATTGTCCCGGAATTGTGAAAACCGTTTCGCATGCTTTTTTCGCCCATGACGGCTATGCGTATTTAAAGAACAACGGTTTGCTTTGCAAGGATAAGAGTGTTGACGGGCGCGCATTGATTGTTGATGAAAATGAATTGCCTGAATTGAAGTAA
- a CDS encoding CoA-binding protein, producing MLFDTQLERLFKENSVIAIVGAKDKAGSPVEHVGRYLIGQGYEVLPVHPVRKDVWGLPTYASLQDLPKVPDIVCFFRTSEACLEHAEEILALPWRPKVFWMQLGIGNKEAGELMAKEGVVVVEDACIETEHKRVFGN from the coding sequence ATGCTTTTTGATACGCAGCTGGAACGCTTGTTTAAAGAAAACTCCGTCATCGCCATTGTCGGGGCTAAAGATAAGGCAGGTTCTCCCGTGGAACATGTGGGGCGGTATTTAATAGGGCAAGGTTATGAAGTTTTGCCGGTGCACCCCGTGCGGAAAGATGTTTGGGGCTTGCCGACCTATGCTTCTTTGCAGGATTTGCCTAAAGTTCCTGATATTGTCTGTTTTTTCAGAACGTCTGAAGCTTGTCTTGAGCATGCTGAAGAAATTTTGGCTTTGCCGTGGCGTCCGAAAGTTTTTTGGATGCAGCTTGGTATTGGCAATAAGGAGGCGGGAGAACTCATGGCGAAAGAAGGGGTTGTCGTGGTTGAAGATGCGTGTATTGAAACAGAGCATAAGCGGGTTTTCGGTAACTGA